A single Oncorhynchus kisutch isolate 150728-3 linkage group LG19, Okis_V2, whole genome shotgun sequence DNA region contains:
- the LOC109910314 gene encoding RNA polymerase II-associated protein 3 isoform X2, with product MSENKAIELELQMRQNAEDLHNFMKDLDSWETVIKRKDEQLRTGSFSESQKSLPPVRNKNYKKKREKKKASDNNAKTEPKQARRIKSHDYQSWDKFDVDKVLESMDKEDSAAESNDSESEDSGVPATDQDKVLAEKEKGNQLFKEGKYEDAIECYTRGMGADPYNPVLPTNRAACFFRLKKFAVAESDCNLSIALDSNYFKAFARRGASRFALQHYESALEDYVMVLKLDPGNLEAQKEVMKCKEVIAKLGGKAESPEAAVVTPPVVDVKQQQLMDEQQRRQEAVVQKDRGNAYFKEGKYEAAVVDYTKGMEADSTNVLLPANRAMAYLKLQRYKEAEEDCSKAIALDGTYSKAFARRGTARAALGLLKQAKEDFEEVLKLEPGNKQAFYEMKKIAIDMDTSGLLATEEHAQRRTVQPINKPPDLQSTKPLSRVDIEEVCGKILVQEESSAVLTSTTAPRVRHQKTTSIADTVREGQASPPSTSPSAKIPKIEETSNLPSHSPVKGPVGYAVRAQTQQHREATVSEPTEPPATPSTELVPPAPTNSFQLEADLRKIGNGPEVIYKYLKQIQPQAYAKIFQSSLEPDMLNQILRTLQSFYIKKEEPPVILEILRNLAGVRRFDMAVMFMSNPEKKVLQELFDFLRQAGLEDASVGALQKKYGV from the exons ATGTCTGAAAACAAAGCCATTGAACTGGAACTGCAAATGCGACAAAATGCAGAGGACCTGCATAACTTCATGAAAGATCTTGACAGCTGGGAAACTGTCATAAAGAGGAAGGATGAGCAACTAAGAACTGGGAGCTTTAGCGAGTCTCAA AAAAGCCTCCCACCAGTGCGAAACAAGAACTACAAAaagaagagggagaaaaagaagGCATCAGACAACAATGCAAAGACTGAACCAAAACAAGCACGCAGGATAAAGTCTCATGACTATCAGTCATGGGACAAATTTGATGTG GACAAGGTATTGGAGTCCATGGATAAAGAGGACAGCGCTGCTGAGTCCAATGACTCTGAGTCTGAGGATTCTGGGGTTCCTGCTACTGACCAAGACAAGGTGCTTGCTGAGAAGGAGAAA GGCAATCAGCTGTTCAAAGAAGGGAAGTATGAGGATGCCATTGAGTGTTACACCAGAGGCATGGGCGCAGACCCTTATAACCCCGTTCTGCCTACAAACCGAGCTGCCTGCTTCTTCAGACTCAAAAA GTTTGCTGTTGCCGAGTCTGACTGCAACTTGTCCATCGCTTTGGACAGTAACTACTTCAAAGCATTTGCACGAAGAGGAGCGTCTCGATTCGCCCTGCAACATTATGAATCTGCCCTAGAAG ATTATGTAATGGTTCTCAAGCTGGATCCTGGGAACCTGGAGGCACAGAAGGAAGTGATGAAATGCAAAGAG GTCATTGCTAAACTGGGTGGAAAGGCAGAAAGCCCAGAGGCTGCAGTGGTGACGCCACCTGTGGTGGACGTCAAGCAACAGCAGCTCATGGACgaacagcagaggagacaggaggcggTGGTGCAGAAAGACAGG GGGAATGCATACTTCAAAGAGGGGAAGTATGAGGCTGCAGTAGTGGACTACACCAAGGGCATGGAAGCGGACAGCACCAACGTCCTCCTGCCTGCCAACCGGGCCATGGCTTACTTAAAGCTGCAGAG ATATAAAGAGGCTGAGGAGGACTGTAGTAAAGCAATAGCCCTGGATGGCACCTATTCAAAGGCCTTTGCCCGCAGAGGAACAGCCAGGGCTGCTCTGGGACTGCTCAAACAAGCTAAAGAAG aTTTTGAGGAGGTCCTGAAGCTAGAACCAGGAAACAAGCAGGCATTTTATGAGATGAAGAAGATTGCAATT GACATGGACACCAGTGGTCTGCTGGCAACAGAAGAGCATGCACAGCGGAGAACAGTACAGCCAATTAACAAACCACCTGACCTGCAGTCAACC AAGCCATTGAGTAGAGTGGACATTGAAGAGGTTTGTGGAAAGATCCTGGTCCAGGAGGAGTCCTCGGCTGTGTTGACTTCAACCACAGCCCCCCGTGTTAGGCACCAGAAGACCACCTCCATTGCAGACACCGTGAGAGAGGGTCAGGCCtcacccccctctacctcccccagTGCTAAGATCCCGAAGATTGAAGAAACATCAAACCTCCCCTCACATTCCCCTGTCAA AGGGCCTGTAGGGTATGCTGTGAGAGCACAGACACAGCAGCACAGGGAGGCAACTGTCAGTGAACCAACAGAACCGCCTGCTACACCATCAACTGAGCTCGTACCTCCTGCCCCCACCAACAGCTTCCAGCTAGAGGCAGACCTAAGGAAGATTGGAAATGGCCCTGAAGTCATCTACAAGTATTTGAAG CAAATCCAGCCTCAGGCTTATGCAAAGATCTTCCAGAGCTCTCTTGAACCAGACATGCTCAATCAGATTCTAAGGACGTTACAAAGCTTCTACATCAA GAAGGAAGAGCCACCTGTCATACTGGAGATCCTCAGGAATCTGGCCGGTGTGAGGCGGTTCGATATGGCTGTAATGT
- the LOC109910314 gene encoding RNA polymerase II-associated protein 3 isoform X9, producing MDKEDSAAESNDSESEDSGVPATDQDKGNQLFKEGKYEDAIECYTRGMGADPYNPVLPTNRAACFFRLKKFAVAESDCNLSIALDSNYFKAFARRGASRFALQHYESALEDYVMVLKLDPGNLEAQKEVMKCKEVIAKLGGKAESPEAAVVTPPVVDVKQQQLMDEQQRRQEAVVQKDRGNAYFKEGKYEAAVVDYTKGMEADSTNVLLPANRAMAYLKLQRYKEAEEDCSKAIALDGTYSKAFARRGTARAALGLLKQAKEDFEEVLKLEPGNKQAFYEMKKIAIDMDTSGLLATEEHAQRRTVQPINKPPDLQSTKPLSRVDIEEVCGKILVQEESSAVLTSTTAPRVRHQKTTSIADTVREGQASPPSTSPSAKIPKIEETSNLPSHSPVKGPVGYAVRAQTQQHREATVSEPTEPPATPSTELVPPAPTNSFQLEADLRKIGNGPEVIYKYLKQIQPQAYAKIFQSSLEPDMLNQILRTLQSFYIKKEEPPVILEILRNLAGVRRFDMAVMFMSNPEKKVLQELFDFLRQAGLEDASVGALQKKYGV from the exons ATGGATAAAGAGGACAGCGCTGCTGAGTCCAATGACTCTGAGTCTGAGGATTCTGGGGTTCCTGCTACTGACCAAGACAAG GGCAATCAGCTGTTCAAAGAAGGGAAGTATGAGGATGCCATTGAGTGTTACACCAGAGGCATGGGCGCAGACCCTTATAACCCCGTTCTGCCTACAAACCGAGCTGCCTGCTTCTTCAGACTCAAAAA GTTTGCTGTTGCCGAGTCTGACTGCAACTTGTCCATCGCTTTGGACAGTAACTACTTCAAAGCATTTGCACGAAGAGGAGCGTCTCGATTCGCCCTGCAACATTATGAATCTGCCCTAGAAG ATTATGTAATGGTTCTCAAGCTGGATCCTGGGAACCTGGAGGCACAGAAGGAAGTGATGAAATGCAAAGAG GTCATTGCTAAACTGGGTGGAAAGGCAGAAAGCCCAGAGGCTGCAGTGGTGACGCCACCTGTGGTGGACGTCAAGCAACAGCAGCTCATGGACgaacagcagaggagacaggaggcggTGGTGCAGAAAGACAGG GGGAATGCATACTTCAAAGAGGGGAAGTATGAGGCTGCAGTAGTGGACTACACCAAGGGCATGGAAGCGGACAGCACCAACGTCCTCCTGCCTGCCAACCGGGCCATGGCTTACTTAAAGCTGCAGAG ATATAAAGAGGCTGAGGAGGACTGTAGTAAAGCAATAGCCCTGGATGGCACCTATTCAAAGGCCTTTGCCCGCAGAGGAACAGCCAGGGCTGCTCTGGGACTGCTCAAACAAGCTAAAGAAG aTTTTGAGGAGGTCCTGAAGCTAGAACCAGGAAACAAGCAGGCATTTTATGAGATGAAGAAGATTGCAATT GACATGGACACCAGTGGTCTGCTGGCAACAGAAGAGCATGCACAGCGGAGAACAGTACAGCCAATTAACAAACCACCTGACCTGCAGTCAACC AAGCCATTGAGTAGAGTGGACATTGAAGAGGTTTGTGGAAAGATCCTGGTCCAGGAGGAGTCCTCGGCTGTGTTGACTTCAACCACAGCCCCCCGTGTTAGGCACCAGAAGACCACCTCCATTGCAGACACCGTGAGAGAGGGTCAGGCCtcacccccctctacctcccccagTGCTAAGATCCCGAAGATTGAAGAAACATCAAACCTCCCCTCACATTCCCCTGTCAA AGGGCCTGTAGGGTATGCTGTGAGAGCACAGACACAGCAGCACAGGGAGGCAACTGTCAGTGAACCAACAGAACCGCCTGCTACACCATCAACTGAGCTCGTACCTCCTGCCCCCACCAACAGCTTCCAGCTAGAGGCAGACCTAAGGAAGATTGGAAATGGCCCTGAAGTCATCTACAAGTATTTGAAG CAAATCCAGCCTCAGGCTTATGCAAAGATCTTCCAGAGCTCTCTTGAACCAGACATGCTCAATCAGATTCTAAGGACGTTACAAAGCTTCTACATCAA GAAGGAAGAGCCACCTGTCATACTGGAGATCCTCAGGAATCTGGCCGGTGTGAGGCGGTTCGATATGGCTGTAATGT
- the LOC109910314 gene encoding RNA polymerase II-associated protein 3 isoform X8, with the protein MDKEDSAAESNDSESEDSGVPATDQDKVLAEKEKGNQLFKEGKYEDAIECYTRGMGADPYNPVLPTNRAACFFRLKKFAVAESDCNLSIALDSNYFKAFARRGASRFALQHYESALEDYVMVLKLDPGNLEAQKEVMKCKEVIAKLGGKAESPEAAVVTPPVVDVKQQQLMDEQQRRQEAVVQKDRGNAYFKEGKYEAAVVDYTKGMEADSTNVLLPANRAMAYLKLQRYKEAEEDCSKAIALDGTYSKAFARRGTARAALGLLKQAKEDFEEVLKLEPGNKQAFYEMKKIAIDMDTSGLLATEEHAQRRTVQPINKPPDLQSTKPLSRVDIEEVCGKILVQEESSAVLTSTTAPRVRHQKTTSIADTVREGQASPPSTSPSAKIPKIEETSNLPSHSPVKGPVGYAVRAQTQQHREATVSEPTEPPATPSTELVPPAPTNSFQLEADLRKIGNGPEVIYKYLKQIQPQAYAKIFQSSLEPDMLNQILRTLQSFYIKKEEPPVILEILRNLAGVRRFDMAVMFMSNPEKKVLQELFDFLRQAGLEDASVGALQKKYGV; encoded by the exons ATGGATAAAGAGGACAGCGCTGCTGAGTCCAATGACTCTGAGTCTGAGGATTCTGGGGTTCCTGCTACTGACCAAGACAAGGTGCTTGCTGAGAAGGAGAAA GGCAATCAGCTGTTCAAAGAAGGGAAGTATGAGGATGCCATTGAGTGTTACACCAGAGGCATGGGCGCAGACCCTTATAACCCCGTTCTGCCTACAAACCGAGCTGCCTGCTTCTTCAGACTCAAAAA GTTTGCTGTTGCCGAGTCTGACTGCAACTTGTCCATCGCTTTGGACAGTAACTACTTCAAAGCATTTGCACGAAGAGGAGCGTCTCGATTCGCCCTGCAACATTATGAATCTGCCCTAGAAG ATTATGTAATGGTTCTCAAGCTGGATCCTGGGAACCTGGAGGCACAGAAGGAAGTGATGAAATGCAAAGAG GTCATTGCTAAACTGGGTGGAAAGGCAGAAAGCCCAGAGGCTGCAGTGGTGACGCCACCTGTGGTGGACGTCAAGCAACAGCAGCTCATGGACgaacagcagaggagacaggaggcggTGGTGCAGAAAGACAGG GGGAATGCATACTTCAAAGAGGGGAAGTATGAGGCTGCAGTAGTGGACTACACCAAGGGCATGGAAGCGGACAGCACCAACGTCCTCCTGCCTGCCAACCGGGCCATGGCTTACTTAAAGCTGCAGAG ATATAAAGAGGCTGAGGAGGACTGTAGTAAAGCAATAGCCCTGGATGGCACCTATTCAAAGGCCTTTGCCCGCAGAGGAACAGCCAGGGCTGCTCTGGGACTGCTCAAACAAGCTAAAGAAG aTTTTGAGGAGGTCCTGAAGCTAGAACCAGGAAACAAGCAGGCATTTTATGAGATGAAGAAGATTGCAATT GACATGGACACCAGTGGTCTGCTGGCAACAGAAGAGCATGCACAGCGGAGAACAGTACAGCCAATTAACAAACCACCTGACCTGCAGTCAACC AAGCCATTGAGTAGAGTGGACATTGAAGAGGTTTGTGGAAAGATCCTGGTCCAGGAGGAGTCCTCGGCTGTGTTGACTTCAACCACAGCCCCCCGTGTTAGGCACCAGAAGACCACCTCCATTGCAGACACCGTGAGAGAGGGTCAGGCCtcacccccctctacctcccccagTGCTAAGATCCCGAAGATTGAAGAAACATCAAACCTCCCCTCACATTCCCCTGTCAA AGGGCCTGTAGGGTATGCTGTGAGAGCACAGACACAGCAGCACAGGGAGGCAACTGTCAGTGAACCAACAGAACCGCCTGCTACACCATCAACTGAGCTCGTACCTCCTGCCCCCACCAACAGCTTCCAGCTAGAGGCAGACCTAAGGAAGATTGGAAATGGCCCTGAAGTCATCTACAAGTATTTGAAG CAAATCCAGCCTCAGGCTTATGCAAAGATCTTCCAGAGCTCTCTTGAACCAGACATGCTCAATCAGATTCTAAGGACGTTACAAAGCTTCTACATCAA GAAGGAAGAGCCACCTGTCATACTGGAGATCCTCAGGAATCTGGCCGGTGTGAGGCGGTTCGATATGGCTGTAATGT
- the LOC109910314 gene encoding RNA polymerase II-associated protein 3 isoform X7 produces MSENKAIELELQMRQNAEDLHNFMKDLDSWETVIKRKDEQLRTGSFSESQKSLPPVRNKNYKKKREKKKASDNNAKTEPKQARRIKSHDYQSWDKFDVDKVLESMDKEDSAAESNDSESEDSGVPATDQDKGNQLFKEGKYEDAIECYTRGMGADPYNPVLPTNRAACFFRLKKFAVAESDCNLSIALDSNYFKAFARRGASRFALQHYESALEDYVMVLKLDPGNLEAQKEVMKCKEVIAKLGGKAESPEAAVVTPPVVDVKQQQLMDEQQRRQEAVVQKDRGNAYFKEGKYEAAVVDYTKGMEADSTNVLLPANRAMAYLKLQRYKEAEEDCSKAIALDGTYSKAFARRGTARAALGLLKQAKEDFEEVLKLEPGNKQAFYEMKKIAIDMDTSGLLATEEHAQRRTVQPINKPPDLQSTKPLSRVDIEEVCGKILVQEESSAVLTSTTAPRVRHQKTTSIADTVREGQASPPSTSPSAKIPKIEETSNLPSHSPVKGPVGYAVRAQTQQHREATVSEPTEPPATPSTELVPPAPTNSFQLEADLRKIGNGPEVIYKYLKQIQPQAYAKIFQSSLEPDMLNQILRTLQSFYINSTRIV; encoded by the exons ATGTCTGAAAACAAAGCCATTGAACTGGAACTGCAAATGCGACAAAATGCAGAGGACCTGCATAACTTCATGAAAGATCTTGACAGCTGGGAAACTGTCATAAAGAGGAAGGATGAGCAACTAAGAACTGGGAGCTTTAGCGAGTCTCAA AAAAGCCTCCCACCAGTGCGAAACAAGAACTACAAAaagaagagggagaaaaagaagGCATCAGACAACAATGCAAAGACTGAACCAAAACAAGCACGCAGGATAAAGTCTCATGACTATCAGTCATGGGACAAATTTGATGTG GACAAGGTATTGGAGTCCATGGATAAAGAGGACAGCGCTGCTGAGTCCAATGACTCTGAGTCTGAGGATTCTGGGGTTCCTGCTACTGACCAAGACAAG GGCAATCAGCTGTTCAAAGAAGGGAAGTATGAGGATGCCATTGAGTGTTACACCAGAGGCATGGGCGCAGACCCTTATAACCCCGTTCTGCCTACAAACCGAGCTGCCTGCTTCTTCAGACTCAAAAA GTTTGCTGTTGCCGAGTCTGACTGCAACTTGTCCATCGCTTTGGACAGTAACTACTTCAAAGCATTTGCACGAAGAGGAGCGTCTCGATTCGCCCTGCAACATTATGAATCTGCCCTAGAAG ATTATGTAATGGTTCTCAAGCTGGATCCTGGGAACCTGGAGGCACAGAAGGAAGTGATGAAATGCAAAGAG GTCATTGCTAAACTGGGTGGAAAGGCAGAAAGCCCAGAGGCTGCAGTGGTGACGCCACCTGTGGTGGACGTCAAGCAACAGCAGCTCATGGACgaacagcagaggagacaggaggcggTGGTGCAGAAAGACAGG GGGAATGCATACTTCAAAGAGGGGAAGTATGAGGCTGCAGTAGTGGACTACACCAAGGGCATGGAAGCGGACAGCACCAACGTCCTCCTGCCTGCCAACCGGGCCATGGCTTACTTAAAGCTGCAGAG ATATAAAGAGGCTGAGGAGGACTGTAGTAAAGCAATAGCCCTGGATGGCACCTATTCAAAGGCCTTTGCCCGCAGAGGAACAGCCAGGGCTGCTCTGGGACTGCTCAAACAAGCTAAAGAAG aTTTTGAGGAGGTCCTGAAGCTAGAACCAGGAAACAAGCAGGCATTTTATGAGATGAAGAAGATTGCAATT GACATGGACACCAGTGGTCTGCTGGCAACAGAAGAGCATGCACAGCGGAGAACAGTACAGCCAATTAACAAACCACCTGACCTGCAGTCAACC AAGCCATTGAGTAGAGTGGACATTGAAGAGGTTTGTGGAAAGATCCTGGTCCAGGAGGAGTCCTCGGCTGTGTTGACTTCAACCACAGCCCCCCGTGTTAGGCACCAGAAGACCACCTCCATTGCAGACACCGTGAGAGAGGGTCAGGCCtcacccccctctacctcccccagTGCTAAGATCCCGAAGATTGAAGAAACATCAAACCTCCCCTCACATTCCCCTGTCAA AGGGCCTGTAGGGTATGCTGTGAGAGCACAGACACAGCAGCACAGGGAGGCAACTGTCAGTGAACCAACAGAACCGCCTGCTACACCATCAACTGAGCTCGTACCTCCTGCCCCCACCAACAGCTTCCAGCTAGAGGCAGACCTAAGGAAGATTGGAAATGGCCCTGAAGTCATCTACAAGTATTTGAAG CAAATCCAGCCTCAGGCTTATGCAAAGATCTTCCAGAGCTCTCTTGAACCAGACATGCTCAATCAGATTCTAAGGACGTTACAAAGCTTCTACATCAA